The following is a genomic window from Quadrisphaera sp. RL12-1S.
CTCGGCGACGGCGAGGACGTGCCGCACGTCCTCGGGCGCCGGCGTGTCGGCGTCGTGTCCGCTGAGGGACCACACGGCGGACAGCACCGCCTGCACGAGGGCCCAGCCGCGCACCCTGTCGGCGGGCAGCTGCGCCGCCTGCGCCAGCCGCTCGCACCGCACCGCCGCCCGCCCGGCTGCCAGCCCTCCCAGGTCGAACGGGTTGTACACCGCGGCGGCGACCTCGTAGGCGGGCTCACCGACCACGCCGTGCGGGTCGATGACCACCCAGCGGTCCGCGCCGTCCCCGTCGCCGTCCCCGTCGCCGTCCCCGTCGCTCAGGACGTTGCCGTGGTGGAGGTCGCCGTGCAGCAGCGCGTCGGGCTGGCCCTGCTCGGCTGCTGACGCGAGGAGCTGCCGGCCCTGCGCCGCGGCCCGCTCGACCAGGCCGGCCGGCAGCAGCAGCCGGTGCCGCGGGTCGCGGTGCTCGGCGACGGCGAAGAGCTCGCGCAGGTGTCCGTCCACGGACGCCAGGGCGGCGCGGCCGGCGGGGTCGGCGCGCTCGTCGTCGTCCTGGGGGGTGGGGGCGGGACGGCGCACGGCGAGGGCAGCGCTCCCCAGGACGTCGCAGGCGGCGTCGTCGGCGGCCGCGAACCTCGCCGTGCCCGCGGCGGCGAGCAGCCTGTCGGCCAGCGGCTCCCCGGGCCGGACGAGCTCGAGGAGCTGGGCGCCAGCGGCGGGGTCGGCGTCCAGGAGGCGCACCGCGCGCGCACCGGCGGCCGCGTCCTGCGGGGACCGCGCGGTGCGGCGCAGCCATTGCGCCTCGGCGAGCGGCTGCGGGGCCCCCGGCACCGCCAGCTTGAGCACGCAGCCCTGCCCGTCCTCGCGCTCGCCCCGTCCGACCCAGTGGATGCTCGCCGGCAGCTCGGTCAAGGGACCCAGGCGCCAGTGGCGCCGCCAGCGGGCGACGACGGCCGGCAGGTCGTCCACCCACGCCGCGGCGCGGGCGAGGTGCTCGGGGCCCGCCTCGGCGGCGGCGGCGAGGACGCGCTGCGAGAAGGCCCGTTCCACGGGCCCACCGTGCCAGGCGGGTCGCGCCTCAGGCGAGCACCGTGGACAGCCGTGACCCGGCGGCCGTTCGCAGCACCTCCAGCCGGGCGGGCACCCGGGTGCGCAGCTCCGGGACGTGGCTGACCAGGCCGACCGCCCTGCCCCCGGCGCGCAGCTGCTCCAGCACGCCCATGACCTCCTCCAGGGACTCCGGGTCCAGCGTGCCGAACCCCTCGTCCACGAAGAGGGTCTCCACGGGTGCGCCGCCGCCCTCGGCGCGCACCACGTCGGCCAGGCCCAGGGTAAGGGCCAGGGACGCCATGAAGGTCTCCCCACCGGACAGGGTGGCGACGTCGCGCTCGACGCCGGTCCACGCGTCGAGCACCCGCAGGCCCAGCCCGGACCCGGCGCCGCGGCGCTCGAGGGCGTCGGTGTGCACCAGCCGGTAGCGGCCGTCGCTCATGACCTCCAGGCGCTCGCTGGCGGCGGCGGCGACCTGCTCCAGGCGGGCGGCGAGCACGTACGTGGAC
Proteins encoded in this region:
- a CDS encoding aminoglycoside phosphotransferase family protein, with protein sequence MERAFSQRVLAAAAEAGPEHLARAAAWVDDLPAVVARWRRHWRLGPLTELPASIHWVGRGEREDGQGCVLKLAVPGAPQPLAEAQWLRRTARSPQDAAAGARAVRLLDADPAAGAQLLELVRPGEPLADRLLAAAGTARFAAADDAACDVLGSAALAVRRPAPTPQDDDERADPAGRAALASVDGHLRELFAVAEHRDPRHRLLLPAGLVERAAAQGRQLLASAAEQGQPDALLHGDLHHGNVLSDGDGDGDGDGDGADRWVVIDPHGVVGEPAYEVAAAVYNPFDLGGLAAGRAAVRCERLAQAAQLPADRVRGWALVQAVLSAVWSLSGHDADTPAPEDVRHVLAVAERLAG